A genomic segment from Flavobacterium sp. 9R encodes:
- a CDS encoding starch-binding protein gives MKTKITLLLVLFSCFISSLFAQNVANGREVMIQGFHWTTDASTTKWYDVVKNNAANLQNAGFDAIWLPPPSKSTGGMGYIPTVWYDLNNAQGTQAQLVSLITELHNKNIKVLADIVVNHRGGTLGWYDFSTPSWNTPVQTWSICSNSNISASGQKGTGNPDYDPAQAGLKSPGTTGLFTAARDLDHSNVEVRNGIKTWMLWLKNEIGFDGWRYDFVHGFDGKYIKEYNDATSPYFSVGELLEGDRNRIVKWLDYTKAGTNTASSTAFDFATKSALQNAFNDNNLSYLKDGSGKASGLIGVWPDKAVTMLDNHDTGPVPYGQDLWIFPGSKLLNGYAYILTHPGTPMVWWPHYFDWGIRTEIDKMIKLRKDNLLSSTSTLNIVAATNNLYAAIIDDKVAMKLGSDNWSPSGTGWTLKISGNNFAIWDKLGAVDVPSLTVSQVGGFFTTGTTVSTTLTANNPTSTIYYTLDGTTPTIASPSAVGSVTLSINTTKTLNAFVRNAAGVNSTIRTEIYTFGTLPTFTVYFKKPANWNAAVKVYYWSTTGTAPVAAWPGVSMTKDCGDWYSYTFPSTVSASNLLFNDGTLKTGDLTATAGIRYYDGAWLAGEPANRCPSIAPEVTISPVGGTFTTGSTVNVEVKANETTSTVYYTLDGTTPTTASPSAIGTKSLTITTNTTLKTIAVNTTGVSSAIKTETYTFVTPTTFTVYFKKPANWNAAVKVYYWGTTGTAPTVAWPGVSMTKDCGDWYSYTFPSTVSASNLLFNDGTLKTADLTATAGIRYYDGVWLATEPANRCPSIAPDVTFTPVGGTFATGTSINVEIKANETTSTVYYTLDGTIPTTASASAVGAKSLVISSNTTLRAFAVNTTGVSSAIKTETYTFVTPTTFTVYFKKPANWNAAVRVYYWGTTGTAPTVAWPGVAMTKDCGDWYSYTFPSTVSASNLLFNDGTLKTGDLTATAGIRYYDGAWLAGEPANRCPVQTTMTVYFKPPTNWTTTPKIHYWNAVPAGSATNTTWPGVNMTLDTNGFYKYTIVGPTSVNIIFNNGSSGTANQTPDLLNKTNGFSYIWGSTLKVQDAKKPSITNEIIVYPNPVQESLQVSSASSVLRYSVISSQGAVVLEGNLKDSTIDMTSLSAGMYFVKLQLENGEEVFHKIVKK, from the coding sequence ATGAAAACAAAAATTACGTTACTTTTAGTACTGTTTTCTTGTTTTATTTCCAGTCTTTTTGCGCAGAACGTCGCAAATGGAAGAGAAGTAATGATACAAGGATTTCATTGGACAACCGATGCGTCGACCACCAAATGGTATGACGTAGTAAAAAACAATGCAGCCAATTTGCAAAACGCAGGTTTTGATGCTATTTGGCTTCCTCCACCAAGTAAATCAACAGGCGGGATGGGCTATATACCAACCGTTTGGTACGATTTGAATAATGCTCAAGGTACACAAGCACAATTGGTATCCTTGATTACTGAACTACATAATAAGAATATAAAAGTTCTTGCAGATATTGTGGTTAATCACAGAGGAGGAACTTTAGGATGGTATGATTTTTCTACCCCTTCTTGGAATACTCCTGTACAGACTTGGTCTATTTGTAGCAATTCTAATATTAGTGCCTCTGGTCAAAAAGGAACTGGAAATCCAGATTATGACCCTGCACAAGCTGGACTAAAGTCTCCAGGGACAACTGGGTTGTTTACTGCAGCAAGAGATTTGGACCACTCCAATGTGGAAGTGAGAAACGGAATCAAAACTTGGATGCTTTGGTTGAAAAATGAAATTGGATTTGATGGTTGGAGATATGACTTTGTTCACGGATTTGATGGTAAATACATTAAAGAATATAATGATGCAACTTCACCTTATTTTTCAGTTGGTGAATTGTTAGAAGGTGACAGAAATAGAATCGTAAAATGGTTAGATTACACTAAGGCTGGAACTAATACTGCTTCTTCTACCGCTTTTGATTTTGCTACTAAAAGTGCATTGCAAAACGCATTTAATGATAATAATTTAAGTTATTTGAAAGATGGTTCAGGAAAAGCTTCTGGATTAATTGGTGTTTGGCCAGATAAAGCCGTAACAATGTTAGATAACCACGATACAGGACCAGTACCTTATGGTCAGGATTTGTGGATTTTTCCGGGTTCTAAATTATTGAATGGTTATGCTTATATTTTGACGCATCCCGGAACTCCAATGGTTTGGTGGCCTCATTACTTCGATTGGGGAATCAGAACCGAAATCGACAAAATGATTAAATTGAGAAAAGATAACTTGTTAAGCAGTACTTCAACTTTGAATATTGTTGCTGCAACCAATAATCTTTATGCTGCTATTATTGACGATAAAGTAGCTATGAAATTAGGTTCTGATAATTGGTCTCCTTCGGGAACAGGTTGGACATTAAAGATTTCTGGTAATAATTTTGCTATTTGGGATAAATTAGGTGCTGTGGACGTACCAAGCCTAACGGTAAGTCAAGTAGGTGGTTTTTTTACAACTGGAACTACAGTTAGCACCACTTTAACAGCTAATAATCCAACCTCTACTATATACTACACACTCGATGGTACAACACCAACTATTGCATCGCCATCAGCTGTTGGTTCGGTTACTCTTTCTATAAATACTACTAAAACGCTTAACGCTTTTGTAAGAAATGCAGCGGGAGTTAACTCTACAATCAGAACAGAAATTTATACTTTTGGTACGCTACCAACATTTACAGTATATTTTAAAAAACCAGCAAATTGGAATGCTGCTGTAAAAGTATACTATTGGAGTACAACTGGAACAGCACCAGTTGCAGCTTGGCCTGGAGTTTCGATGACCAAAGATTGTGGAGATTGGTACAGTTATACTTTCCCATCAACAGTTAGTGCATCTAATTTGTTGTTCAATGACGGAACACTCAAAACTGGCGATTTAACTGCTACAGCAGGGATAAGATATTATGATGGTGCTTGGTTAGCTGGAGAACCTGCGAACCGTTGTCCAAGTATTGCACCTGAGGTTACTATTTCGCCAGTAGGAGGAACTTTTACAACAGGCAGTACAGTAAATGTAGAAGTGAAAGCGAACGAAACAACTTCTACAGTGTATTATACTTTAGATGGAACTACACCAACTACTGCTTCTCCATCAGCTATTGGGACAAAATCTTTAACAATTACTACTAATACAACTTTAAAAACCATAGCGGTTAATACTACTGGAGTTAGTTCAGCAATAAAAACGGAGACCTATACTTTCGTTACTCCAACTACATTTACGGTATACTTCAAAAAACCAGCAAATTGGAATGCCGCAGTAAAAGTATACTATTGGGGTACAACAGGAACAGCACCAACAGTTGCTTGGCCTGGAGTTTCTATGACCAAAGATTGTGGAGATTGGTACAGTTATACTTTCCCATCAACAGTTAGTGCTTCAAATTTATTGTTTAATGATGGAACCCTAAAAACAGCTGATTTAACTGCAACTGCAGGAATCAGATATTATGATGGTGTTTGGTTAGCAACTGAGCCAGCAAATCGTTGTCCAAGTATTGCTCCTGATGTTACTTTTACGCCAGTAGGAGGAACTTTTGCTACTGGTACTTCAATAAATGTAGAAATAAAAGCCAATGAGACAACATCTACAGTGTATTATACTTTAGATGGAACTATACCAACTACAGCATCTGCATCAGCTGTTGGAGCAAAGAGTCTTGTTATTTCAAGTAATACTACTTTAAGAGCGTTCGCGGTTAATACAACTGGAGTTAGTTCTGCTATCAAAACAGAGACCTATACTTTTGTTACTCCAACAACGTTTACTGTATATTTCAAAAAGCCTGCAAATTGGAATGCTGCTGTAAGAGTATACTATTGGGGTACAACAGGAACAGCACCAACAGTTGCTTGGCCTGGAGTTGCTATGACCAAAGATTGTGGAGATTGGTACAGTTATACTTTCCCATCAACAGTTAGTGCTTCTAATTTATTGTTCAATGATGGAACGCTCAAAACTGGTGATTTAACTGCTACAGCAGGAATTAGATATTATGATGGTGCTTGGTTGGCTGGAGAGCCAGCGAATCGTTGTCCTGTTCAAACAACGATGACAGTTTATTTTAAACCTCCAACAAATTGGACAACAACACCAAAAATTCATTATTGGAATGCTGTTCCTGCTGGAAGTGCAACAAATACTACTTGGCCTGGTGTAAATATGACTTTGGATACCAATGGTTTCTATAAATATACCATTGTAGGACCTACGTCAGTAAATATTATTTTTAATAATGGCTCAAGTGGAACAGCAAATCAAACGCCTGATTTGTTGAACAAGACTAATGGATTTAGTTATATTTGGGGTTCAACATTAAAAGTTCAAGATGCAAAGAAGCCTTCTATAACCAATGAAATTATCGTTTACCCTAATCCAGTTCAAGAATCATTGCAAGTATCTTCTGCTTCAAGTGTCTTAAGATATAGCGTGATTTCTTCGCAAGGGGCTGTGGTTTTAGAGGGGAATTTGAAAGATAGCACGATAGATATGACTAGTTTAAGTGCTGGAATGTATTTTGTGAAATTGCAACTAGAAAATGGTGAAGAGGTATTTCACAAGATTGTAAAAAAATAG
- a CDS encoding metal-dependent hydrolase yields MKITFYGHACIGIEVAGKHILVDPFITGNPKASHININELKADYILITHAHFDHVQDVEAIAKRTDAVIVSNWEIANYYGAKELKFHPMNHGGSWTFDFGKVKYVAAVHSSAFPDGTYGGNPGGFVIEGEHKNIYISGDTALTMDMKLIPMRTKLDLAIFPIGDCFTMDIEDAIIASDFVECDKVLGCHFDTFGFIEINHEQAIKKFFDKGKDLMLLSIGESIEL; encoded by the coding sequence ATGAAAATTACATTCTACGGACACGCTTGTATCGGAATTGAAGTGGCAGGTAAACATATCTTGGTCGATCCATTTATCACAGGAAACCCAAAAGCTAGCCATATAAATATAAATGAACTAAAAGCAGATTACATTTTGATTACCCATGCTCATTTTGACCATGTGCAAGATGTCGAGGCTATTGCTAAACGCACGGATGCTGTGATTGTTTCTAATTGGGAAATTGCTAATTATTATGGTGCCAAAGAACTAAAATTCCATCCGATGAATCACGGCGGAAGCTGGACTTTCGATTTCGGAAAAGTAAAATATGTTGCTGCGGTTCACTCAAGCGCCTTCCCAGACGGAACTTACGGAGGAAATCCTGGTGGATTTGTAATCGAAGGAGAACACAAAAATATCTACATCTCTGGCGATACAGCACTAACAATGGATATGAAATTAATCCCAATGCGTACCAAATTAGATTTGGCGATTTTCCCAATTGGCGATTGCTTCACGATGGATATAGAAGACGCTATTATTGCTTCGGATTTTGTAGAATGTGATAAAGTACTGGGCTGTCATTTTGATACTTTTGGTTTTATAGAAATCAATCACGAACAAGCCATCAAGAAGTTTTTCGACAAAGGAAAAGACCTAATGCTTTTATCCATTGGCGAATCGATAGAATTGTAG
- a CDS encoding OFA family MFS transporter, whose translation MSKNKYLMVVAGMIMQLSIGSIYAYSKWIEPLSKELNWDAHDTKTAFSLAICFLGLTAAFMGKFAQKIGPTKAGSIGAIFIVIGLIGSSFAIKWSSIELFYLTFGVLQGIGLGFGYVVPVYTVVKWFPDRPGLASGIIIMSFALGSLLASFIINPLYTSVGLSNAFLILGIVYGICMLLSAFYLANPLAENTSKEHSTILTAREIIQDKRFIALWLLLFLNVCGGIAIISKAAILGEEVVGMTATQATLFVAIIGLFNGLGRLFWSSISDKIGCWSTFMVFLTVNMICFALIPIVATNSTSFQVVTYIIIAGYGAGFSTMPSFVKSIYGADNYGQVFGYILTAWSAAAFVGPILLGLTHEITIFYLFSLLIGIALLVGFWLKKML comes from the coding sequence ATGTCAAAAAATAAATATTTAATGGTAGTTGCAGGAATGATTATGCAACTGTCAATAGGCTCTATCTATGCCTACAGTAAATGGATAGAACCTTTATCCAAAGAGTTGAATTGGGATGCGCACGACACTAAAACAGCTTTTAGTTTAGCTATTTGTTTCCTTGGACTTACGGCAGCATTTATGGGCAAGTTTGCTCAGAAAATTGGACCAACCAAAGCTGGTAGCATTGGAGCTATCTTTATCGTAATCGGTTTAATTGGAAGCAGTTTTGCTATAAAGTGGAGTTCTATTGAACTATTCTACCTAACTTTTGGTGTTCTACAAGGAATAGGCTTAGGATTTGGTTATGTTGTTCCAGTCTACACAGTTGTAAAATGGTTTCCAGACCGACCAGGTCTAGCCTCTGGTATAATTATTATGTCTTTTGCTTTGGGGTCTTTGTTGGCCTCTTTTATAATTAATCCATTGTACACTTCAGTTGGTTTATCGAATGCTTTTTTAATTTTAGGCATTGTATATGGAATCTGTATGTTATTAAGTGCTTTTTATTTAGCAAATCCACTAGCCGAAAATACTTCAAAAGAACATTCTACAATATTAACAGCAAGAGAAATCATTCAAGACAAGCGTTTTATTGCACTATGGTTATTACTATTTTTAAATGTTTGTGGTGGTATTGCAATTATTTCAAAAGCAGCAATATTAGGTGAAGAAGTAGTAGGAATGACTGCTACTCAAGCTACTTTATTTGTAGCCATCATAGGACTATTCAATGGTTTAGGACGTCTGTTTTGGTCCAGTATCTCGGACAAAATTGGTTGTTGGTCAACCTTTATGGTTTTTTTGACTGTAAATATGATTTGTTTTGCTTTGATTCCTATTGTAGCTACTAATAGTACCTCCTTTCAAGTAGTCACTTATATCATTATTGCTGGTTATGGTGCAGGTTTTTCTACTATGCCATCGTTTGTAAAATCAATCTATGGTGCAGATAATTATGGACAAGTTTTTGGATACATTTTAACCGCTTGGTCAGCTGCAGCTTTTGTTGGCCCAATACTCTTGGGATTGACTCATGAAATCACGATTTTTTATTTATTCTCGCTTCTAATCGGAATAGCTTTATTGGTTGGATTCTGGCTAAAAAAAATGCTTTAA
- a CDS encoding CYTH domain-containing protein, protein MIEIERKFLVTSTDFISQAFAHNRIAQGYISKNPERTVRVRIKGDKGFLTIKGKGNESGLSRFEWEKEIPVEEAQQLMHLCEKGTIDKTRYEIQSGNHVIEVDVFYGENEGLIIAEIELSSETEMFLKPEWLGEEVTNDVRYYNGYLSEHPFKSW, encoded by the coding sequence ATGATAGAAATCGAAAGAAAATTTCTAGTAACCTCCACTGATTTTATATCTCAAGCTTTTGCTCATAATCGAATAGCTCAGGGATATATTAGCAAAAATCCAGAGCGAACAGTTCGCGTCAGAATAAAAGGAGATAAAGGTTTTTTGACCATCAAAGGAAAAGGTAATGAAAGTGGTTTGTCGCGTTTTGAATGGGAGAAAGAAATTCCTGTTGAAGAAGCACAGCAATTGATGCATTTGTGCGAGAAAGGAACCATTGATAAAACGCGCTATGAAATACAATCCGGAAATCACGTCATTGAAGTGGACGTTTTTTATGGAGAAAATGAAGGCTTAATAATTGCGGAAATAGAACTATCATCTGAAACAGAAATGTTTCTTAAACCTGAATGGTTAGGAGAAGAAGTTACCAATGATGTCCGCTATTACAACGGCTATTTGAGTGAGCATCCGTTTAAAAGTTGGTGA
- a CDS encoding tetratricopeptide repeat protein, producing MIKKTFLLLFTVFCCSPSLLAQKTGYWDKERATSKEIIVSARDRIIIKTEDLPVGTTEVVYRITLLDENQQMAGSLVSVLKSIPDPTGISQGSAGAVFILSKISGDDKCQYAIFSSNAAATTYQKTGSTTEACFLQETPLSKDAKRLSTDKSTCLQSNAIWFGFESKNWIMKQKIVLEVVPWVDYKLSRGWSASNRKNIIEQCKTSTMAQKMTNSDDFCVCVLDKIQNKYTHTEFQKLLKEERNKAFKDFGNSCFGESSVSNTTYADARKQASQLAKQGKHGEAITKLKMIINDGKGKVQDYNAIGTSYLLTKQYGKAIKFLQDGERIDDAELLIKLNLAHAYLLNDNYKSAKAIYKKYQNQNVTDSLSWVEKTKVDFETFQKLGIKSDDFERVLSLYN from the coding sequence ATGATTAAAAAAACATTCCTTTTACTTTTTACAGTATTTTGTTGTTCTCCATCACTTCTAGCTCAAAAAACGGGCTATTGGGACAAAGAAAGAGCAACTTCTAAAGAAATTATAGTTTCCGCAAGAGACCGAATCATCATCAAAACAGAAGACTTACCTGTCGGAACTACCGAAGTCGTGTATCGCATTACGTTACTAGACGAAAACCAACAAATGGCGGGAAGTTTGGTTTCAGTACTAAAATCCATTCCAGACCCTACTGGAATTAGTCAAGGTTCTGCGGGTGCGGTGTTTATCTTGTCTAAAATCTCTGGTGATGATAAATGCCAATACGCTATTTTTTCTTCCAATGCTGCAGCTACAACCTATCAAAAAACGGGGAGTACTACAGAGGCTTGTTTTTTACAAGAAACCCCTTTGAGTAAAGACGCCAAACGATTATCGACAGACAAATCAACTTGCTTGCAATCCAATGCCATTTGGTTTGGCTTCGAAAGCAAGAATTGGATTATGAAGCAAAAAATAGTGCTAGAGGTTGTGCCTTGGGTCGATTATAAATTGAGTCGCGGCTGGAGCGCAAGCAATCGAAAAAACATTATCGAGCAATGTAAAACCTCCACAATGGCACAAAAAATGACCAATTCGGACGACTTTTGTGTTTGTGTTTTAGACAAAATCCAAAACAAATACACCCACACCGAGTTTCAAAAGCTATTAAAAGAAGAGCGTAACAAAGCTTTTAAAGATTTTGGCAACAGCTGTTTTGGTGAATCTAGCGTGTCTAATACAACCTATGCAGACGCAAGGAAGCAGGCGAGCCAATTAGCCAAACAAGGGAAACACGGCGAAGCTATCACCAAGCTAAAAATGATTATCAATGATGGCAAGGGCAAAGTACAAGATTATAATGCTATTGGAACCAGTTATTTGTTGACCAAACAATACGGTAAAGCCATTAAATTTTTGCAAGACGGCGAACGCATAGACGATGCCGAGTTGTTGATTAAGTTGAATTTAGCCCACGCTTATTTGTTAAACGACAACTACAAGTCAGCAAAAGCGATTTACAAAAAATACCAAAATCAAAATGTCACCGATAGTTTGAGTTGGGTTGAAAAGACCAAAGTGGATTTCGAAACCTTTCAAAAACTAGGAATTAAATCTGATGATTTTGAGAGAGTATTGAGTTTGTATAATTAA
- a CDS encoding o-succinylbenzoate synthase — MKATYHKYLLDFKRPSGTSRGVMTTKETWFLVLEEDGKWGIGECGILRGLSADDRPDYEMKLHWVCDNIHLGETALWEALMEFPSIQFGVEMAFLSLKSENPFLLFPSNFTNGSQSIVINGLVWMGEPSFMKAQIEEKIAQGFSCIKLKIGAIDFDKELALLGYIRTHFSENQIEIRVDANGAFDSNEALCKLNQLSDFKLHSIEQPIAKNNADTMAELCKITPFPIALDEELIGVFSFADKEQLLKDIQPQYIILKPSFVGGFRGTQEWINLADKYKIGWWITSALESNIGLNAIAQWTYLQNSKMPQGLGTGALYTNNFDCPLEVEKGQLWYRKNSDWHFDKAIFS; from the coding sequence TTGAAAGCAACCTATCATAAATACTTACTTGATTTTAAACGTCCATCAGGAACGTCACGCGGCGTTATGACCACTAAGGAAACGTGGTTTTTGGTGTTGGAAGAAGATGGAAAATGGGGAATAGGAGAGTGCGGCATTCTTAGAGGTTTAAGTGCCGATGACCGTCCCGATTATGAAATGAAATTGCATTGGGTTTGCGACAATATTCACTTAGGTGAAACTGCTTTGTGGGAAGCTTTAATGGAATTTCCTTCCATTCAATTTGGGGTCGAAATGGCTTTTTTGTCGCTCAAAAGCGAAAATCCATTTTTACTTTTTCCTTCGAATTTTACTAATGGTTCTCAATCTATTGTGATAAACGGACTCGTTTGGATGGGGGAACCTTCGTTTATGAAAGCCCAAATCGAAGAAAAAATTGCACAAGGTTTCAGTTGTATAAAACTTAAAATCGGAGCCATTGATTTTGATAAAGAGCTGGCTTTATTGGGGTATATTCGCACTCATTTTTCTGAAAATCAAATTGAAATTCGAGTGGATGCAAATGGCGCTTTTGATTCAAATGAAGCTTTATGTAAGTTAAATCAATTATCTGATTTTAAATTACATAGTATTGAACAACCGATAGCGAAGAATAACGCTGACACTATGGCAGAGTTATGTAAAATCACTCCATTTCCTATTGCTTTAGACGAAGAACTCATAGGTGTGTTTTCCTTTGCTGATAAAGAGCAGTTGCTAAAAGATATTCAACCGCAATACATTATTTTGAAACCTAGTTTTGTGGGTGGTTTTAGAGGAACTCAAGAATGGATTAATCTAGCTGATAAATATAAAATTGGTTGGTGGATAACATCAGCTTTAGAGAGTAATATTGGTTTGAATGCGATTGCGCAATGGACATATCTTCAAAATTCAAAAATGCCTCAGGGTTTAGGAACTGGAGCTTTGTATACCAATAATTTTGATTGTCCTTTGGAAGTCGAAAAGGGGCAGCTTTGGTACAGAAAAAATTCAGATTGGCATTTTGATAAAGCTATTTTTTCATAA
- the menA gene encoding 1,4-dihydroxy-2-naphthoate octaprenyltransferase, which translates to MKHWIQAARLRTLPLSVSGIIVGSMYALAHPTEAILTPTEVFNWSILGFALLTTLGLQVLSNFANDYGDGVKGTDNEDRVGPKRAIQSGVISAPAMKRAIIITSILTLLSAITLIYIAFGDTNFVYSLFYLVLGVLAIASAIKYTVGTSAYGYRGYGDVFVFIFFGLVSTLGVNFLYSKQLDFDLFLPAIGIGLLSVAVLNLNNMRDEASDRKSGKNTIVVQMGGEKAKKYHYFLIITSMVVFVVFALLNNFNIDQYLFLVAYYPLVKHLDTVKKNTNPKELDPELKKVALSTFFLSVLFSLCMIYFFSDVIVNTFMGGR; encoded by the coding sequence ATGAAACACTGGATTCAAGCCGCACGATTAAGAACTTTACCATTATCCGTATCGGGAATAATTGTGGGGAGTATGTATGCCTTAGCGCATCCAACAGAAGCTATTTTAACACCAACCGAAGTGTTCAATTGGTCTATTTTAGGCTTTGCTTTGCTTACCACTTTGGGGCTGCAAGTATTGTCAAACTTTGCCAACGATTATGGAGATGGCGTAAAAGGCACCGATAACGAAGATAGAGTAGGGCCTAAACGTGCCATTCAAAGTGGAGTGATTTCTGCGCCAGCGATGAAGCGTGCCATAATCATCACTTCTATACTTACACTTTTATCAGCCATTACATTAATTTATATTGCTTTTGGAGATACCAATTTTGTGTATTCGTTGTTCTATTTAGTACTTGGTGTTTTGGCTATTGCCTCAGCAATCAAATATACAGTCGGGACATCTGCTTATGGATATCGCGGATATGGAGACGTTTTTGTATTTATATTCTTCGGTTTGGTAAGTACGCTAGGAGTTAACTTTTTGTATTCTAAACAATTGGATTTCGATTTGTTTTTGCCTGCAATTGGTATCGGATTATTGAGTGTTGCAGTACTTAACTTAAACAATATGCGAGACGAAGCCTCGGATAGAAAATCTGGAAAGAATACAATCGTGGTACAAATGGGCGGCGAAAAGGCCAAAAAATACCATTATTTCCTAATTATCACTTCAATGGTAGTCTTTGTTGTCTTTGCTTTACTCAATAATTTTAATATCGATCAATACTTGTTTTTAGTAGCCTATTACCCTTTGGTAAAACATTTGGACACGGTTAAAAAGAACACCAATCCCAAAGAATTAGATCCTGAACTGAAAAAAGTAGCCTTAAGTACTTTCTTTTTGTCAGTTCTTTTTTCATTGTGCATGATTTATTTCTTTTCAGACGTTATTGTGAATACTTTTATGGGTGGCCGATAA
- the pflA gene encoding pyruvate formate-lyase-activating protein, with protein MYFPEQSQHDEALNNADIDLLRIHSLETFGTHDGPGIRMVIFVQGCQFRCLYCQNPDTLDVYGGSFIPIDDLVQKAINQKLFFAETGGVTVSGGEPLLQRAKLIPFFEKLHLNEISTCLDSNGRVLDEQTKELLDKTDILLLDVKHINNDWHKKLTGLKNKTTLKVAKYREHTGKAMWLRYVLVPGWTDQEEYLHEWGHYFTDFKTVERVEIIPFHQMGKHKWDLLNFEYAFADVTSPTEEIIQKTTAIFQQYFENVVVK; from the coding sequence ATGTATTTTCCTGAACAATCCCAACATGATGAAGCCTTAAATAATGCAGATATTGATTTGCTACGTATACATTCTTTAGAAACTTTTGGTACACATGATGGTCCTGGAATTCGAATGGTGATTTTTGTTCAAGGTTGCCAATTTAGATGTTTGTATTGTCAAAATCCAGATACATTAGATGTTTATGGAGGTTCTTTTATTCCTATTGATGATTTGGTTCAAAAAGCAATCAATCAAAAACTCTTTTTTGCAGAAACTGGAGGTGTAACCGTTTCTGGAGGAGAACCTTTACTTCAAAGAGCTAAATTGATTCCTTTTTTTGAAAAGCTCCATCTCAATGAGATCTCAACTTGTTTAGATTCCAATGGACGTGTTTTAGACGAACAAACAAAAGAATTACTAGATAAGACCGATATTCTATTGCTAGATGTTAAGCATATCAATAATGATTGGCATAAAAAACTCACTGGGTTAAAAAATAAAACTACATTAAAAGTTGCCAAATACCGTGAGCATACTGGAAAAGCAATGTGGTTACGCTATGTTTTGGTACCTGGCTGGACTGATCAAGAAGAATATTTGCATGAATGGGGACACTACTTTACTGATTTCAAAACAGTCGAAAGAGTAGAAATCATCCCGTTTCATCAAATGGGAAAACACAAATGGGATTTATTAAATTTCGAATATGCTTTTGCAGATGTAACATCACCAACAGAAGAAATTATCCAAAAAACAACCGCTATTTTTCAACAATACTTCGAAAATGTTGTGGTGAAATAA
- a CDS encoding 1,4-dihydroxy-2-naphthoyl-CoA synthase codes for MEWITAREFEDITYKKCNGVARIAFNRPNVRNAFRPKTTSELYQAFYDAQEDTSIGVVLLSAEGPSTKDGVYSFCSGGDQNARGHQGYVGDDGQHRLNILEVQRLIRFMPKVVIAVVPGWAVGGGHSLHVVCDMTLASKEHAIFKQTDADVTSFDGGYGSAYLAKMVGQKKAREIFFLGRNYSAQEAFEMGMVNAVIPHDELEETAYQWAQEVLAKSPMAIKMLKFAMNLTDDGMVGQQVFAGEATRLAYMTEEAKEGRNAFLEKRKPNFEKKWLP; via the coding sequence ATGGAATGGATTACCGCTAGAGAATTTGAAGATATTACCTATAAAAAATGCAATGGTGTAGCTAGAATTGCATTTAACAGACCTAATGTTCGCAACGCTTTCAGACCCAAAACAACTTCCGAATTATACCAAGCCTTTTATGATGCACAAGAAGATACTTCTATTGGAGTAGTCTTGTTGTCTGCCGAAGGGCCTTCTACCAAAGATGGAGTGTATTCATTCTGCAGTGGTGGTGACCAAAATGCAAGAGGACATCAAGGCTATGTGGGAGATGATGGTCAACATCGTTTGAACATTTTAGAAGTACAACGTCTAATCCGTTTTATGCCAAAAGTTGTTATTGCAGTAGTACCAGGATGGGCTGTTGGTGGCGGACACAGTTTGCACGTGGTTTGCGATATGACTTTAGCTAGTAAAGAACACGCTATTTTTAAACAAACAGATGCCGATGTAACGAGTTTTGATGGCGGTTATGGTTCAGCGTACTTGGCCAAAATGGTAGGTCAGAAGAAAGCCCGTGAAATATTCTTTTTAGGACGTAATTATTCTGCCCAAGAAGCTTTTGAAATGGGTATGGTCAATGCTGTGATTCCACACGATGAATTAGAAGAAACGGCTTATCAATGGGCACAAGAGGTATTGGCAAAATCACCAATGGCTATCAAAATGCTAAAATTTGCTATGAATCTAACCGATGACGGTATGGTAGGACAGCAAGTCTTTGCCGGAGAAGCCACTCGTTTAGCCTATATGACAGAAGAAGCCAAAGAAGGTAGAAATGCATTCCTAGAAAAACGCAAACCTAACTTCGAAAAGAAATGGTTACCTTAA